A single region of the Streptomyces sp. AM 4-1-1 genome encodes:
- a CDS encoding Rieske (2Fe-2S) protein: MSGQSAARRTVLKGAALAGAAGLGVAACSTESKLGHAQTPTPTAPVELGAPSEVPVGGSRLYRDKRLVVTCPAEGQYKAFSAQCTHAGCLLDKVESNEGHCPCHGSRFDVTTGQVVQGPATVPLSPVPVRVEAGKLVAGPDA; this comes from the coding sequence ATGTCCGGCCAGTCCGCCGCCCGCCGTACCGTGCTGAAGGGCGCCGCGCTCGCGGGCGCCGCCGGACTCGGTGTGGCCGCCTGCTCGACCGAGTCCAAGCTCGGTCACGCGCAGACGCCGACACCCACCGCCCCCGTCGAACTCGGCGCCCCGAGCGAGGTGCCCGTCGGCGGCTCCAGGCTCTACCGCGACAAGCGGCTCGTCGTCACCTGCCCGGCCGAGGGCCAGTACAAGGCGTTCAGCGCGCAGTGCACCCACGCGGGCTGTCTGCTGGACAAGGTCGAGAGCAACGAGGGCCACTGCCCCTGCCACGGCAGCCGCTTCGACGTGACGACGGGGCAGGTCGTGCAGGGCCCGGCGACCGTGCCGCTGTCCCCGGTCCCCGTCAGGGTCGAGGCCGGAAAGCTCGTCGCGGGCCCCGACGCCTGA